From the genome of Flavobacterium luteolum, one region includes:
- a CDS encoding efflux RND transporter periplasmic adaptor subunit: MTKQFFKNNKAIGRIAILLIMISLSSCGKSGDAQMAPPKPEVDFLQTNSVTGEVEKKYPGTVEGTVNVDIKAQVSGYLEAIYVKEGDYVTKGQSLFKIKGDVYAEQVNNSRAAYKSALANQANAKLEVEKIKPLVEGKVFSDMQLKTAQANYEAATAQVAQAKAALGSSQLNADFSLIKAPVSGYISRIPNRIGNLVTPNDAVPLTTLSEINSVFVYFSLTEADYLAFSKDAKNNQTVSLIMADDSEYDQKGKLEVASGNIDRATGTIALKAIFPNPKKELRSGGSARIVLNKSLSSVITVPMASVKDIQDKFFVFILKEGNKIAMVPIEIAGSAGADYFVKSGLKAGDKVALNNIDVLYDGMEVVPKIAAKNTSSK; this comes from the coding sequence ATGACAAAACAGTTTTTTAAAAATAATAAAGCAATTGGCAGGATTGCAATTTTATTGATAATGATCTCCCTTTCTTCATGCGGAAAAAGCGGAGATGCACAAATGGCTCCTCCAAAGCCAGAAGTAGACTTTCTTCAGACCAATTCGGTTACAGGAGAAGTAGAAAAGAAATATCCAGGTACAGTCGAAGGTACTGTAAACGTAGATATAAAAGCTCAGGTTTCAGGATACCTTGAAGCTATTTATGTGAAAGAAGGAGACTATGTAACCAAAGGACAATCTCTTTTTAAAATTAAAGGCGATGTTTATGCTGAACAAGTAAATAATAGTCGTGCAGCTTACAAAAGCGCTTTAGCAAATCAGGCGAATGCGAAATTGGAAGTAGAGAAAATCAAACCTTTGGTTGAAGGAAAAGTTTTCTCAGACATGCAGTTAAAAACAGCTCAAGCCAATTACGAAGCCGCAACAGCACAAGTAGCACAAGCAAAAGCCGCTTTAGGATCATCTCAGTTAAATGCCGATTTCTCTTTGATTAAAGCTCCTGTGAGCGGCTATATTAGCCGTATTCCAAACCGTATCGGAAATTTGGTTACGCCAAATGATGCTGTTCCGTTAACGACACTTTCAGAGATTAACAGCGTATTTGTTTATTTCTCTTTAACCGAAGCAGATTACTTGGCTTTTTCGAAAGATGCAAAAAACAATCAGACCGTAAGTTTAATTATGGCCGATGACAGCGAGTATGATCAAAAAGGAAAACTAGAAGTTGCCAGCGGAAACATCGATCGTGCAACAGGAACAATTGCCTTAAAAGCGATATTTCCAAACCCTAAAAAAGAATTGCGTTCTGGAGGTTCGGCAAGAATTGTCTTGAACAAAAGTTTATCATCTGTGATTACAGTTCCAATGGCGAGCGTAAAAGACATTCAAGATAAATTTTTTGTATTTATTCTGAAAGAAGGTAACAAAATAGCCATGGTTCCAATTGAAATCGCGGGAAGCGCTGGAGCAGATTATTTTGTAAAATCTGGTTTGAAAGCTGGAGATAAAGTGGCACTCAATAATATTGATGTCCTTTATGATGGGATGGAAGTCGTTCCAAAAATCGCTGCTAAAAACACAAGCAGTAAATAA
- a CDS encoding alpha/beta hydrolase, whose protein sequence is MNTEILTDGVPLNEAKKALIMIHGRGASAHDILSIAKHLKVEDFALVAPEAENRTWYPYSFLAPLNENEPSFSKSLEAIHQVVVAIQQNGIEKENIYFLGFSQGACLALEFTTRNAAKYGGIVAFTGGLIGDKVYENHYSGNFENTPVFIGTSDPDFHVPVERVNDTEALMTKMGADVTKKIYPNMGHTISKDEVDCANALIFNKK, encoded by the coding sequence ATGAATACAGAAATATTAACAGACGGCGTTCCTTTAAATGAAGCGAAAAAAGCTTTGATTATGATTCACGGACGCGGTGCGAGCGCTCATGATATCCTTTCTATCGCAAAACATCTTAAGGTTGAAGATTTTGCTTTGGTTGCGCCTGAGGCAGAAAACAGAACTTGGTATCCGTATTCGTTTTTAGCGCCGCTAAACGAAAATGAACCTTCATTTTCAAAATCTTTAGAAGCAATTCATCAGGTTGTGGTGGCTATTCAGCAAAACGGAATTGAGAAAGAGAATATTTATTTCTTAGGCTTTTCTCAAGGAGCTTGTCTTGCTTTGGAATTTACAACCAGAAATGCAGCAAAATATGGCGGAATTGTAGCTTTTACAGGTGGACTTATTGGAGACAAAGTATATGAAAATCATTACTCTGGAAACTTTGAAAATACGCCAGTTTTTATCGGAACAAGTGATCCTGATTTTCACGTTCCTGTAGAAAGAGTTAATGATACCGAAGCACTTATGACCAAAATGGGTGCCGATGTTACTAAAAAAATCTACCCTAATATGGGACATACTATCAGTAAAGATGAAGTAGATTGCGCTAATGCATTGATTTTTAATAAAAAATAA
- a CDS encoding Dps family protein yields MKANIGIKQENISKIVEILTKVLADEFILYTKTKRAHWNVEGPDFYNKHIFFEQQYDAIDEIVDTVAERIRSLGHYTPATLKDFLALTHLTEELQEKNDSNGFIKELLLDHESIIIYLRENINLIANELQDAGTSDFITGLVENHEKMAWMLRAHLN; encoded by the coding sequence ATGAAAGCAAACATCGGAATCAAACAAGAGAACATCTCAAAAATCGTCGAAATTTTAACTAAAGTTCTTGCAGACGAATTTATACTTTATACCAAAACAAAAAGAGCACACTGGAATGTCGAAGGTCCTGATTTCTATAACAAACATATTTTCTTTGAACAGCAATATGATGCAATTGACGAAATCGTGGATACTGTTGCAGAAAGAATCCGTTCTCTAGGTCATTATACACCTGCAACTTTAAAAGATTTCTTAGCTTTAACACATCTTACCGAAGAATTACAAGAGAAAAACGACAGTAATGGTTTTATTAAAGAATTACTTTTAGATCACGAAAGCATTATTATATATCTGCGAGAAAACATCAATCTAATTGCTAACGAGCTACAAGATGCAGGAACAAGCGATTTTATAACTGGTCTTGTAGAAAATCATGAAAAAATGGCGTGGATGCTTCGCGCTCATTTAAACTAA
- a CDS encoding YoaK family protein yields the protein MEIKQNNIWYVTLLLTIIAGYCDTVTFVAADSIFSAHVTGNFIVFAYQTIKGSDLHAWIKLLTFPIFIMAVIIGGRIALKATNRYSILLWEGIILLLSGIASYAFGYLQNFEQWTMYTVAMSTVFAMGLQNAFGKLYAKETYGPTTMMTGNVTQASLDLGNLLKNGFKDVEILANFKKQLITIIGFLVGCFLGAVAGKFFGLGTLILPGIAMIICYLYHRDSQ from the coding sequence ATGGAAATAAAACAAAACAATATTTGGTACGTAACCCTGCTTCTCACGATCATAGCAGGGTATTGCGATACCGTAACTTTTGTCGCTGCCGACTCGATATTTTCGGCGCACGTTACAGGTAACTTTATCGTATTTGCTTACCAGACTATCAAAGGCTCAGATCTTCATGCATGGATAAAACTGCTTACTTTTCCCATTTTTATTATGGCAGTAATTATTGGTGGAAGAATTGCATTAAAAGCTACTAATCGTTATTCCATTTTACTTTGGGAAGGCATAATACTGCTTTTAAGCGGCATTGCTTCTTACGCTTTTGGCTATTTGCAAAACTTCGAACAATGGACCATGTATACGGTCGCTATGTCAACCGTTTTTGCAATGGGACTTCAGAATGCTTTTGGAAAGCTTTACGCAAAAGAAACCTACGGTCCGACAACTATGATGACAGGAAATGTAACTCAAGCTTCTCTTGATCTAGGAAATCTATTAAAAAACGGATTTAAAGATGTCGAAATCCTCGCAAATTTTAAAAAACAGCTGATTACTATAATCGGATTTCTTGTAGGCTGTTTTCTTGGAGCTGTTGCAGGAAAGTTTTTCGGATTAGGAACTTTAATTCTGCCAGGAATTGCAATGATTATTTGCTATTTATATCATCGAGACAGCCAGTAA
- a CDS encoding efflux transporter outer membrane subunit, with the protein MKTLYKIGIVLFTGAIMTSCVVGKKYSRTDLNAPDQFREEIAVTGDTVLLPWKNYYKDPLLVALIEKALVKNNEVIIAMKSMDQLDLNYKQAKLSLMPTLDFDAGASRAYPSKNSLNGSLSQQFIGKDYMDDYSANLRLSWEVDIWGKAAMQKRDAKAAYFAQKENLSALKTRIIVQVAQSYYNLLGLDEQLKIAEKNIELSTNTLNMMQLQYKSGSISSLAVNQTDAQKKTAELLVPLAKANIAVQENALQILCGEYPDKIERAGNIDAAEVAVVFPAGIPASLLSRRPDVKASEYAVMSANAKTGLAKATMYPTLSLNPSIGVNSFEFENWFNFPGSVTKTIAANLAQPIFRKKALRTAYEVAVIEQEKAVVQFKQSFITAVGEVSDAMSRLKYADERIVLAKDKAESLDKATSDASLLYKSGMANYLEVIAAQNSSLQNELDLVTIKLEKLNAAINLYRALGGGVE; encoded by the coding sequence ATGAAAACACTATATAAAATCGGAATTGTTTTATTTACCGGAGCGATTATGACGTCGTGTGTGGTAGGAAAAAAATATTCCCGTACAGATTTAAATGCTCCAGACCAATTCCGCGAGGAAATCGCGGTAACTGGAGATACGGTTTTGCTTCCGTGGAAAAACTATTACAAAGATCCTCTTCTAGTCGCTTTGATTGAAAAGGCTTTGGTTAAAAATAATGAAGTTATCATTGCCATGAAAAGCATGGATCAGCTTGACCTTAACTATAAACAAGCCAAATTGTCTCTAATGCCAACGCTTGATTTTGATGCAGGTGCAAGCCGCGCTTATCCATCAAAAAACTCATTAAACGGATCTTTGAGCCAGCAGTTTATTGGTAAAGATTATATGGATGATTATAGTGCGAATCTTCGTCTTTCTTGGGAAGTAGATATTTGGGGAAAAGCAGCGATGCAGAAAAGAGATGCAAAAGCAGCTTATTTTGCTCAAAAAGAAAATCTTTCGGCATTAAAAACCCGAATTATTGTTCAGGTAGCGCAATCTTACTATAATTTGTTAGGTTTAGACGAACAATTGAAAATTGCTGAGAAAAACATCGAGTTGAGCACCAATACTTTGAACATGATGCAATTACAGTATAAATCAGGTTCAATTAGTTCTTTGGCGGTAAATCAGACAGATGCTCAGAAGAAAACAGCTGAATTATTGGTGCCTTTAGCGAAAGCGAATATTGCGGTTCAAGAAAATGCTTTGCAGATTTTGTGCGGAGAATATCCAGATAAGATTGAAAGAGCAGGAAACATTGATGCAGCCGAAGTTGCCGTTGTTTTTCCAGCAGGAATTCCTGCTTCGCTTTTAAGCAGAAGACCGGACGTAAAAGCCAGTGAATATGCCGTAATGTCTGCCAATGCTAAAACAGGATTGGCAAAAGCAACTATGTATCCGACTTTAAGTTTGAATCCGTCAATTGGTGTTAATTCGTTTGAATTTGAAAACTGGTTTAATTTTCCAGGTTCTGTTACCAAAACGATTGCAGCCAACTTAGCGCAGCCAATTTTTAGAAAAAAAGCATTACGAACGGCTTACGAAGTGGCTGTTATTGAACAAGAAAAAGCGGTTGTACAATTCAAACAATCTTTTATAACCGCAGTTGGAGAAGTAAGCGATGCTATGTCTAGGTTGAAATATGCTGATGAAAGAATTGTTTTAGCGAAAGATAAAGCAGAGTCGTTAGACAAAGCAACTTCGGATGCTTCTTTGCTTTACAAAAGCGGAATGGCGAATTACCTTGAAGTAATCGCTGCCCAGAACAGTTCACTTCAAAACGAATTGGATCTGGTAACAATAAAACTCGAAAAGCTGAATGCAGCAATTAACCTGTACCGTGCTTTAGGAGGCGGAGTAGAGTAA
- a CDS encoding endonuclease NucS, with product MKETFENWLIEIERKSQQTAYNYKTAIIKINRHYKDNENLEIDLYEIKNPEQLEKYVKLYETTGKYSEFGNYGKGTNRAAIKSLYRFLLNPEFQTTNIVEENIEDKELILINDKIQNFSYEKDLKNSIIYQIQELFPNYEIYGSDNEGIEYYIEGKRIDVLLESLDKSSLLVIELKSGLADYKVFGQISMYLGLLSERFTDKILKGCIIAGEIDKGLKKAVLTNPNITLKSYNMKIFLLNE from the coding sequence TTGAAAGAAACTTTTGAAAATTGGCTAATAGAAATAGAAAGAAAAAGCCAACAGACAGCATATAATTATAAGACTGCAATAATAAAAATAAATAGACATTATAAAGACAATGAGAATTTAGAAATTGATTTATACGAAATAAAAAATCCAGAGCAACTTGAAAAGTACGTTAAACTTTATGAAACTACTGGAAAATATTCTGAATTTGGTAATTATGGAAAGGGCACTAACAGAGCAGCTATTAAATCGTTATATAGATTTTTATTGAATCCTGAATTTCAGACAACAAATATTGTTGAAGAAAACATTGAAGATAAAGAACTGATACTAATTAATGATAAAATTCAAAATTTTAGCTATGAAAAAGATCTGAAAAACTCTATCATTTATCAAATTCAGGAACTATTTCCCAATTATGAAATATATGGAAGTGATAATGAGGGTATCGAATATTATATCGAAGGCAAAAGAATTGATGTTTTATTAGAAAGCTTAGATAAATCTTCTCTTCTAGTCATTGAGTTGAAATCAGGATTAGCTGATTATAAAGTTTTTGGACAAATATCTATGTACTTAGGCTTGCTTTCTGAAAGATTTACTGACAAAATATTAAAAGGCTGTATTATTGCTGGTGAAATTGACAAAGGGTTAAAAAAAGCTGTCCTTACGAATCCGAACATCACACTTAAAAGCTACAATATGAAGATTTTTTTATTAAACGAATAA
- a CDS encoding ring-cleaving dioxygenase codes for MENKILGLHHITAIAGDAKRNFDFYSKVLGLRFIKKTVNFDDPGTYHFYFGDEVGSAGTILTFFPWGEGIQQGRKGSGMATEIGYSVPKGSLDFWQKRFEKYNVIYNKPAEKFGEKYLTFLDPDGLKLELIESKTDDNRKAWETDEVKADVATKGFHNITLTLNNIKATAAILTDIFGYKLIDQEVNRYRYATDAVENAAIVDLVELPEEKRGLNANGTVHHVAFRVPNDEILMKFREKIEDYGLSITPQIDRQYFHSLYFREPGGVLFEIATDNPGFTVDESLEELGQNLKLPAQYEPQRAAIEAHLVKIN; via the coding sequence ATGGAAAATAAAATATTAGGCTTACACCATATTACTGCAATCGCAGGTGACGCTAAACGCAATTTTGACTTTTATTCAAAAGTTTTAGGATTAAGATTCATCAAAAAAACAGTAAACTTTGACGATCCTGGAACGTACCATTTTTACTTTGGTGACGAAGTAGGAAGCGCTGGAACAATTTTAACTTTTTTCCCTTGGGGAGAAGGAATCCAACAAGGAAGAAAAGGTTCTGGAATGGCAACTGAAATTGGTTATTCTGTTCCAAAAGGAAGCTTAGATTTCTGGCAAAAACGTTTTGAAAAATACAATGTAATTTACAACAAACCTGCTGAAAAGTTCGGAGAAAAATATCTGACTTTCCTAGATCCAGACGGACTAAAATTAGAGTTAATCGAATCTAAAACAGACGATAACCGAAAAGCTTGGGAAACTGACGAAGTAAAAGCAGATGTAGCTACAAAAGGTTTTCATAACATTACTTTGACTTTAAATAATATCAAAGCAACCGCTGCAATCTTAACAGACATATTCGGTTACAAATTAATCGATCAGGAAGTAAATCGTTACCGTTACGCAACAGATGCTGTAGAAAACGCTGCCATTGTTGACTTGGTAGAATTACCAGAGGAAAAACGTGGTTTAAATGCAAACGGAACTGTTCATCACGTAGCATTCCGTGTTCCAAATGATGAAATTTTGATGAAATTCAGAGAAAAAATCGAAGATTACGGATTGTCTATTACACCACAAATTGACAGACAGTATTTCCATTCTCTATATTTTAGAGAACCAGGAGGCGTTTTGTTCGAAATTGCAACTGATAATCCTGGGTTTACTGTAGACGAAAGCTTAGAAGAATTAGGTCAGAACTTAAAACTTCCTGCTCAATATGAACCTCAAAGAGCTGCTATTGAAGCTCATTTGGTTAAAATTAATTAA
- a CDS encoding efflux RND transporter permease subunit, giving the protein MLKKIIDRPVLATVISIVLVILGIIGLTRLSVTRFPDISPPTVMVSGSYPGGNSETVIRSVVTPLEEQINGVENMQYIKSTASNDGSFSISVIFKQGVDPDQAAVNVQNRVQQATPKLPQEVIRMGLTTSKQQNSMIVIFNLYTDDNSKYDELFLQNYANINLVPQMKRVPGVGQVQIFGQKDYSMRIWLDPRKMANAGLVPSDVTQAIAEQSLESAPGKLGEESSAALEYVIRYKGKKNKPEQYENIVVKNVGSNVLRLKDVARVEFGSISYSGDNKSNSKNAVTMAILQTSGSNANDIEIGINKEVERLSKSFPPGIKYVNVMSTKERLDEATGQVKSTLLEAFILVFIVVFIFLQDFRSTIIPAIAVPVAIVGTFFFLLVFGFTINILTLFALVLAIGIVVDDAIVVVEAVHSKMEEDEGISAKEATHSAMAEITGAVISITLVMSAVFIPIGFMTGSSGIFYKQFAYTLAIAIIISAVNALTLTPALCALLLKNHGHKHGDNNEHKTSFKDRFFVGFNTSFNNLTGRYIKGVRFLIGRKWLAAGVVTGITAIAVYTMMSTPKSFVPLEDDGFMVYSLSMPPGTALDRTTAVIQKLEKELAPIEAIDVNTSITGFNILSNSASPAYGLGFIKLKPKKDRGAVKDIEEIMNIVSGKLAKIKEGQIMVFRMPPVEGFGVTSGAEIVLQDRMARSPETLKAMSDKVIAEIMKQPGVQYAYTTFRADYPQLELEVDEDKARQMGVNIKELLGNIQTYFAGDQSADFSRFGKFYRVNVKADGIFRMDEDAFNEIFVRNADMQMVPVKSIVKFHKVYGPESVNRYNLYNSVNITAMALPGYSNGQIMENLEKVLDKLPSDYTYEWTGLSLEEKAGGSQTVAIFGLCLLFVFFLLAAQYESYLLPLAVLLSIPTGILGAFAGIKAVGLDNNIYVQVGLIMLVGLLAKNAILIVEFALQRRLAGLTIVEAAIEGSRSRLRPIIMTSLAFIVGMIPLMFASGGTAVGNRSISVSAAVGMFSGVVLGVFVIPLLFIVFQYLQEKVSRKKIATQVQTIKE; this is encoded by the coding sequence ATGTTAAAGAAAATAATAGACAGGCCAGTATTGGCCACAGTTATCTCTATTGTACTGGTTATACTGGGGATTATAGGTCTTACCAGATTATCGGTAACACGATTCCCAGATATTTCGCCACCAACTGTTATGGTAAGCGGTTCGTATCCGGGAGGAAATAGTGAAACCGTTATTCGTTCAGTAGTTACGCCTTTAGAAGAGCAGATTAACGGAGTTGAAAATATGCAGTACATTAAATCTACTGCAAGTAATGACGGATCTTTTTCGATCAGCGTCATTTTTAAACAAGGTGTAGATCCAGATCAGGCTGCGGTAAACGTTCAAAATAGAGTTCAGCAAGCCACTCCAAAACTGCCTCAGGAAGTTATCCGAATGGGATTAACGACTTCGAAACAGCAAAATAGTATGATTGTTATTTTCAATTTGTATACAGATGATAATAGCAAATACGACGAGCTGTTCCTGCAGAATTACGCCAATATCAATTTAGTGCCTCAAATGAAACGTGTTCCGGGAGTAGGACAGGTTCAGATTTTCGGGCAGAAAGATTATTCGATGCGAATCTGGCTAGATCCTCGTAAAATGGCGAATGCAGGTTTGGTTCCGTCAGATGTTACTCAGGCCATTGCAGAACAAAGTTTAGAATCGGCTCCAGGAAAATTGGGAGAAGAATCTTCAGCAGCTTTAGAATACGTAATTCGTTACAAAGGAAAAAAGAACAAGCCAGAACAATATGAAAATATTGTGGTTAAGAATGTCGGAAGCAATGTTTTAAGGCTAAAAGATGTAGCAAGAGTAGAATTTGGCTCGATTTCGTACAGCGGTGATAATAAATCGAATAGTAAAAATGCCGTTACAATGGCCATTTTACAAACTTCGGGTTCTAACGCCAATGACATCGAAATCGGAATCAACAAAGAAGTAGAACGATTATCTAAATCTTTTCCTCCGGGTATTAAATACGTCAACGTAATGAGTACCAAAGAAAGATTGGATGAAGCAACAGGACAGGTAAAATCGACCTTGTTAGAAGCCTTTATTCTAGTATTTATCGTAGTGTTTATTTTCCTTCAGGATTTTCGCTCGACGATTATTCCAGCAATTGCAGTTCCGGTTGCGATTGTGGGAACGTTTTTCTTCCTGCTGGTTTTCGGATTTACGATTAACATCTTAACGCTTTTTGCTTTAGTTCTAGCGATTGGAATTGTGGTCGATGATGCGATTGTAGTTGTCGAAGCGGTGCATAGTAAAATGGAAGAAGACGAAGGAATTTCAGCCAAAGAAGCAACACACAGTGCAATGGCAGAAATTACGGGAGCGGTAATTTCGATTACTCTGGTTATGTCAGCGGTATTTATTCCGATTGGATTTATGACAGGATCTTCAGGGATTTTCTACAAACAATTTGCTTATACATTGGCGATTGCTATTATCATTTCGGCTGTAAATGCCTTGACGCTTACGCCAGCATTATGTGCGCTTTTGCTAAAAAATCACGGACATAAGCATGGAGATAATAATGAACATAAAACAAGTTTTAAAGATCGTTTTTTCGTTGGATTCAATACAAGTTTCAACAATTTAACGGGAAGATATATCAAAGGTGTTCGTTTCTTAATTGGAAGAAAATGGCTTGCGGCAGGAGTGGTTACAGGAATTACTGCCATTGCGGTATATACCATGATGTCTACGCCAAAAAGTTTTGTGCCTCTTGAAGATGATGGTTTCATGGTATACAGTTTATCAATGCCGCCAGGAACGGCATTGGATCGTACGACGGCTGTAATTCAGAAATTAGAAAAAGAGTTGGCTCCAATAGAAGCGATTGACGTTAATACGAGTATTACAGGATTTAATATTTTGAGTAATAGTGCCAGTCCTGCTTATGGATTAGGTTTTATTAAACTGAAACCAAAGAAAGACAGGGGAGCAGTTAAGGATATTGAAGAAATCATGAATATCGTAAGCGGAAAACTGGCAAAAATTAAAGAAGGTCAGATTATGGTTTTTAGAATGCCTCCGGTAGAAGGTTTTGGGGTAACGAGCGGTGCTGAGATTGTGTTGCAGGATAGAATGGCGAGAAGTCCAGAAACTTTAAAAGCCATGTCTGATAAAGTAATCGCAGAGATTATGAAACAGCCTGGAGTGCAATATGCCTATACGACTTTTAGAGCCGATTATCCGCAGTTGGAATTGGAAGTTGACGAAGACAAAGCGCGTCAAATGGGCGTAAATATCAAAGAGCTTTTAGGAAATATTCAAACGTATTTCGCAGGAGATCAGTCAGCTGACTTTTCGAGATTTGGTAAGTTTTACCGTGTGAATGTAAAAGCCGACGGTATTTTTAGAATGGATGAAGATGCGTTTAATGAAATTTTCGTTAGAAATGCTGATATGCAGATGGTTCCAGTAAAATCAATTGTGAAGTTCCACAAAGTGTACGGACCAGAGTCGGTAAACCGTTACAACCTTTATAATTCGGTAAACATTACAGCGATGGCATTACCTGGTTACAGTAACGGACAAATTATGGAAAATCTGGAAAAGGTTTTAGACAAATTACCATCTGACTATACTTACGAATGGACTGGTTTAAGTCTTGAGGAAAAAGCAGGAGGAAGCCAGACAGTTGCCATTTTTGGGTTGTGTCTATTGTTTGTATTCTTCCTGCTTGCTGCTCAATACGAAAGTTATTTATTGCCACTTGCGGTATTGCTTTCTATTCCGACAGGAATTTTAGGAGCTTTTGCTGGAATTAAAGCGGTTGGTTTAGACAACAATATTTACGTGCAGGTCGGATTAATCATGCTTGTCGGACTTTTGGCTAAAAATGCCATTTTGATTGTCGAATTTGCTTTGCAGAGACGTTTGGCAGGATTAACGATAGTTGAAGCCGCAATTGAAGGTTCAAGATCAAGGTTGCGACCAATTATCATGACTTCGCTAGCGTTTATTGTAGGTATGATTCCGCTGATGTTTGCTTCGGGAGGAACTGCAGTTGGTAACCGATCTATCAGTGTGAGTGCGGCTGTCGGAATGTTTAGCGGTGTTGTACTGGGCGTTTTCGTGATTCCGTTGCTTTTCATTGTATTTCAATATTTACAGGAAAAAGTATCAAGAAAAAAGATCGCGACTCAAGTTCAAACGATAAAAGAATAA
- a CDS encoding DoxX family protein has protein sequence MIDFIKQILYSDLGTSFNNMALLVFRVLLAIELFRVHGMKKFRVENGQKEHVPNPLHLPEKLNGLVATFSDTVIPFFIILGLGTRLAVLPTIGVTAIGYFVVHKNDSLEVRDVPYMYTLSLLLLLALGAGTYSLDYYLITLLNN, from the coding sequence ATGATTGATTTTATAAAACAAATCCTTTATTCCGATTTAGGAACATCATTCAACAATATGGCGCTTTTAGTGTTTAGAGTGCTGCTTGCCATTGAATTATTCAGAGTACACGGAATGAAGAAATTCAGAGTCGAAAACGGACAAAAAGAACATGTCCCGAATCCGTTGCATTTACCTGAAAAACTAAACGGTTTAGTAGCGACATTTTCAGATACTGTAATTCCGTTTTTCATTATTCTCGGACTTGGAACACGGCTCGCTGTCTTGCCTACAATTGGCGTAACGGCAATTGGTTATTTTGTGGTTCACAAAAATGATTCGCTAGAAGTACGCGATGTGCCTTATATGTACACTTTATCTTTATTACTCCTTCTTGCTCTTGGTGCAGGAACATATTCACTTGATTATTATTTAATAACATTATTAAACAATTAA
- a CDS encoding GNAT family N-acetyltransferase has protein sequence METIKLELDEKKHGAFNLYLDGKKLGEMTVSIKPDLLTVYHTGVEPEAEGKGYAKKLLEEMVSYVRANNLKVLPLCPYVHAQFKRHPEEYADIWKK, from the coding sequence ATGGAAACAATAAAATTAGAATTAGACGAAAAAAAACATGGCGCTTTTAATCTTTATTTAGATGGTAAAAAATTAGGAGAAATGACAGTAAGCATCAAACCTGATTTACTAACGGTTTATCATACTGGAGTCGAACCAGAAGCTGAAGGAAAAGGTTATGCAAAGAAACTTTTAGAAGAAATGGTGTCATACGTTCGCGCCAATAATTTGAAGGTTTTACCGCTTTGTCCTTATGTTCATGCGCAATTCAAAAGACATCCAGAGGAATATGCGGATATTTGGAAGAAGTAA